The region GAGTGGGGCCACCGCAGGCAGGACACCCTGCCGGGGTCGGGGGATGTGACCGGGGCAGCGGGCGAGGGTGGAACCCGTGCTCATGGCAGGGTCGGGCAGGACAGTGGTGGCAGAGTGCGGGCAGGGTGTGGGCAGGGTGTGGGCAGGGCAACCCTGGCCCACACCggccctgctgcccacagcctgccAGTGCGACCCGCAGGGCTCCCGCAGCAGCGAGTGCCAGGCGCAGGGAGGGCAGTGCGAGTGCAAACCCCACGTCCTCGGCCGGCGCTGTGACCGCTGCGCCCCAGGCAGCTACGGCTTCGGACCCCTGGGCTGCAGCCGTGAGTAGCGGGATCTGTGCCTGCCAGGCATCCCtgtctgtcctgctgtcagagcCCTGTTCGCTGCCCATCTGCCTTTTCacctgcctgtctgtctgtccatctgtccagcCCTGCTATCCTGCAGCCCATGGGTCTGGTCTCAGTTCCCTCCCTGTCCATCTGtctttccatccatccatccacacacccatccatccatccatccaaccatccatccatctgaGCCCCTCACTGCCCTGCCTTTCACTCCCTCATCTGTCCCTCCGCCTGTCCGTCTGCCCACCTGTGCATCCACATGAGCCCTCCCATGCTGTAGCCCGTGGGTTGGACATGCCCTGGATGCTGGTCccccatctgtctgtctgtctgtccctgtgtccctgcacCCACGTGCCTGACCTGAGCCGTGCCATCCCGCAGCCTGCTCTTGCTCCCCGGAGGGCTCGGTGTCGCAGCTGTGCGACGTGGTGAGCGGGCAGTGCCGGTGCCAGCCCGGCGCCGTGGGCCGGCAGTGTGACCAGTGCCAGCCTGGCCACTGGGGTTTCCCTGCCTGCCGGCCCTGCCAGTGCAATGGGCACGCTGAGGACTGCGACCCCCGgacgggcagctgcctgcgctgccgcgACCACACCGCCGGCCGGCACTGCGAGAGGTGAGCCTGGTCAGAGGAGGGGTGGCATGgcatggggtggggtggggtgggatgggataGATATGATGTGATGGGATATGATGGGATGGGATATGATGGGATGGGTGagttgggatgggatgggacgggacgggatgggacgggacgggacgggatgtgataggatgggatgggatgggatggggtgagttgggatgggatgggatgggatggggtgggatgggatgggatgggtgagttgggatgggatgggatgggatatgATGGGGTGAGATTGGATGGGATAGTGGGATGGGACGTGATAGGATGGATGAGATGGGATATGATGGCATGGATGAgatgggatggtgggatgggatATGACGGATGGGATGGACCCCTGGAGCACTCGCCCCTCGTCCTCACAGGTGCCAGGATGGTTACTACGGGGACCCAGTGCTGGGCTCGGGGCAGCAGTGccggccctgcccctgccctggctACCCCGGCACACGGCACTACCACGGGAGCGCCTGCCACGCTGACGATGAGACCCACCACATCGTCTGCCTCTGTGCGCCTGGATACACCGGTGAGGGGCAGAGCGGGTGCCGTGCAGTGGGGACCCCCAGCACCAGGTCTGTgggaccccagcacccacagcccccccacctccccacaggGCCCCGCTGTGACCGCTGCTCCCCTGGCTACTTCGGGGCCCCGGAGATGGAGGGGGGTGCGTGCCGGCCCTGCCAGTGCAACAATAACATCGATGCCAGCGACCCGGGGGCCTGTGACCCCCACACAGGGCACTGCCTGCGCTGCCTGTACCACACCGCCGGGCCCCGCTGTGCCCACTGCCAGCCCGGCTACTATGGCAATGCCCTGCAGCGCAGCTGCCGGCGTgagtggggcagggagggggctgcaccAGGGCTGGGGCCGTGCGAGGGTTTGGGGATGTGTGGAGGGTTTAGGGTGATGCAAAGGCTCAGGGTGGGGGTGAGGCTTGGGGCTGTGTTGGGGTGCATTGGGGGGCATTGGGGTTGTGCGTGTTTTGGGTGTGTCTGGGGGTTTGGGGCTGGGTGGGGTCAGGGCCAGGTGAGGTTTGGGGCTgttgggggggggtttggggctgTGCCCAAGgtcggggctgggcaggggacaggggtCAGGAGGGGGGTGTTGGGGCTGTGCATGGGTTTGGGGCCAGgtgggggatttggggtgttggGGCCAGGTGCCAGGAGGGCATTGCCTGGGCAGGGGGTACGGGCTGAGCCCCACAGGGTCGCCCACCTGCCCGCAGGCTGCGGCTGTGACCCGCGGGGAACACTGGTCTCCCACTGCGCCACCGGTGCCTGCGCCTGTGACCGCGGCACGGGCGCCTGTGCCTGCCGGCCCAATGTGGTGGGCAAGACCTGCGACCGCTGTGCACCCCACTTCTGGAgcctgggggggccggggggctgcgaGCCCTGTGGCTGCCACCCTACACGTGCCCTGCACCCCGCCTGCGATGCGGTGAGCCCCCTCGGCACCCCGGCACGTCTCCACTGCCAGCCTGGTGAGCTGCCCCGCTGAGCATGCCACTCTCGCTGCAGGTGACGGGGCAGTGCCAGTGCCGGCCTGGTTTTGGGGGCCGCGTCTGTTCCCAGTGCCAGGAGCATCACTGGGGAGACCCCGAGCGGGAATGCCGAGGTGGGAGCACATCCCAGGGACAGGGGGAGCAGAGGCTCTGGGgatgtggggtgtggggggatcCTGGGTGTAGGGTGAGACTCCAAGGACATGGGGAGGGCCCTGGGGACATAGTGAGACCCTGGGTACATAACAGACCCTGGGGACACGGTGGGAAACTCTGAGCATGGGGGCCCTGGGGAGACAGTGGAATACTGGGGACACAGGGGAGTTAGGAGATCCCGGGGACATGGTGAGatcttggggacatgggggacccGTCAGACTTGGGGGACACTGGAGCTGCAGTGGGATgctggggacatggtgggacccaggggacatgggggacctTGGAGACACAGTGGGATGCTGGGGGCATGGAAAACCCTGGGAACATGATGGGTGTCTGGGAACATGGAGGACTCAGGGGACCCTGAATGCATGGTGGGCTTGTGGGACAtaggacaccctggggacatggtggcactctggggacatgggggccCCTGGGGAGGCCGGGACATGCCACCGCCTGTCTCTGCAGCCTGTGAGTGCGAGCCGCTGGGCGCTGAGAGCCCGCAGTGTGAGCAGGCCACTGGGCAGTGCCAGTGCCGGCCGGGCTTCGGGGGGCTGAGGTGTGACCGCTGCCAGCGGGGCTACCAGGAGGCCTTCCCCCGCTGCTCACCCTGCCACCCCTGCTTCGGGCGCTGGGACCcggccctgggcagcctgcaggACGGGCTGCGGCGCCTGGGGATGCAGGCGCGGGCGCTGCGGGAGGGGGGCTCCACGCCCCTGCTCAGCCCCCGCCGCCTGCGGGCACTGGAGGAGGCCCTGGGACACGTGGAGCGGCTGCTGGGTGAGGGGGGCAGCCCCGGTGGCCCCCTCCTTGACGGGCTGCCCAGGCAGCTGGATGGCACCAGGCAAGTGTGTGCggtgggctggggcaggggggatcCCTCTTTTTCTCACCCAAAAAGGCTTGAAACGCCTCTCCCCCCAAAAGGATGGAGCTGGATGATTTCTGGAAGCAGCTCCAAGAGCTGGAGCAACATCTAGACCAGCTGGCGCAGGCAGATGTGCGGCACCGCGACCAACTAGCTGGGCTGAGCCGTGAGCTGGGGGGTCTCAACCGAACCACCTCCCACCTCCAAATCCTCCTGAGCACCGTAGCAGCGGCTGGATTCAGTGGTAAGAGCATCGGGCGAGGACTGGGGGGTTTGGTGACAACCATCCCAGCTGAACCCTGATGCTGGCACCCGCAGAGTCTTACCGCAGCATCCTGGTGTCGGCGGAGGCCTCGCGGCAGGCGGAGGGGGTGGCCAACGGCACGGCGGGAGAGCTGAACAGGGCACAGGCGACACGGCGGGCGGCTGAGCGGGCACTGCGGCAGCAGGGCGATGCTTTCCGCCGTGGCACGGCCGCAACACGGAAATCCTTGAGGGAGGCGCAGAAACGGGTGATGGGACTCAGCATTGCCGGGATCAATGAGAAGGTGAGAGTGGGACTGGCGGACGGCAAATAGGCGCGTGGAGGGGGAGATCCTCGTGCCAGGGTGGCATGGGGGGCTCCCGCCATGCAGTGTTGAGCTGCCATCTCCATCACTGGCATCACCGCAGATTTGTGGGGCGCCCGGGGACTGGAGCTGCGAGCAAGCGCCTTGCGGAGGAGCCTTGTGCCGGGACAGCACGGGGACACGGCGCTGTGGTGGCACGGGGTGTGCGGGGGCACTGCCTGTCTCGGCTCGAGCCCTGAACAGTGCCCGTAACGCCTCgcagcagctggaggtggcaTTGGGGCAGCTGGGTGTTGTGGCACAGAAGGTAGGGGTGGTGGCTCCAGGGCACATTTTGGGGTCCCTTTGTGCCCCCTTTGCATGGTCTGCTTGGGCCCTTTCCATGCCCCCAAGCATGTCCCTCTTACGCCCCTTCACGCACGCCTCTTGGGCCACTTGTGTGTCCCCTTGGGCCACTGCTGCACTCCTTGGCACACCCCCTTTATGTCCCCTTGCACACCCCTTCCATGCCTCCTTGTACCCTGTTGCACACCCCCTCATGTCCCCTTGCATGCCCCCCACGCCCCTTTGCACACCCCATTACACCCCCTTGCATGCCCCCATCTTGTCCCCCTGCATATTCCCTCgtaccccctcccctccccggggccaccccttgccccccctccggctcagccccacacccccccagacGCAGGAGGTGCAGGAACTGGCACGGGGGGCACGGAACCGGGCAGAGGAAGCGCTGGGACGTTCGCAGGCTGCCCGTAGCCGCGCCGAGAAGGCGACAGCCCAGCTGCGGGACTTCATCCGCCGAATCAAGGCCTTCCTGGCAGGTAGCGCCTGCACCGGTTGGGCACACGGGCATGGCGGGGCTCAGCACACCCACCCTGGGCCCACCCCACTCCTGTGTCCCCACAGAGGAGGGAGCTGACCCAGGCAGCATCGAGCTGGTGGCCCGGCAGGTGCTGAATATCTCCCTGCCCAGTAGCCCTGACCGGATCCAGGAGCTGCTGCGGGAGATGCGGGAAAGCATCGGCCAGCTGGAGGGGGTGGACGCGGTGCTCAACAGCACGGCACAGGGCTTGGCCGCAGCACGGGGGCTGCTGGCGCAGGGGCAGGACGCCAGGCAAGTGGTGGGGGATATGCTGGGGTGGGTGGAAGGTGGGGGGGTCCGTCTCCCAGcgctggcaggggctggagctgcccgTGCCATCGCAGGGAACGAGCGGAGGGCGTGAGGGATGAGCTCGTGGGGACACAGCGGGCGCTGGAGGTGGCGCGGGCACAGGCGACGGCGGCAGGGAGAGCCCTGCGGAGTGCCAAGGACGCCATCCGAGTGGCTGAGAGCAGAGCCAAGGAGGTGAGGGGCACCGGGGCTGCTggcgtggtggggctgggggaacggctggggaggggggctggTGCTTTGGGTGTGCTGGGGGGCAATGGGGTTGGTGCtgtgggggcactgggagtaaTGGGGTCAGTGGTGTGGAGAGCAAAGCTGATGCCGCGGGCACATCAAGGGTAGTGAGGGTGGTTCCAGGGGGACGTGGATGGTGTGGGGCGGGTGCCATGGGTTTGCCAAGGCAGTGGGGCCGGCACCGTGGGTGCGGCAGTCGCCATGCCCGCTGGCAGCCGGTGCCCGTGCCTGCCCAGGCGGAGCGCAGGCTGCAGGCGCTGGAGGGGAAGGAGTCACGGGCACAGCGGCGGCTGCGGGAGCTGGCACAGCGCGTCACCGCCCTGAAGGAGCAGGGCCAGGATGCCCGACGCATGGCCCAGCAAGCCAAGGACGGGGCGCAGCGTGCCACCGCCACCTCCGGGACACTCAGTCAGGTGGACCCCAGTCCTGTCCAGCCACATCGTGGCACCAAGGGGGTAACAGGGTGCAGGGGGGAGCTCAGCCTCATCGTGCCCTTGTGCCACCAGGACCTGGCGCAGGTGACGCAGCGCTACGTGGTGCTGAAGGGCCGGGTGAGCGGGCTGGCCGGGGTGTCCGGCGGGGCCCTGCAGCGTGTGACACGGCTGACGGCGGAGGCCCGGGACCTCCTGGACAaggccagcagcagcaagaagaAGCTGGAAGGTGAGGGGGGAGCGTGTGGTGGTGGGCGATCCCCACCATCCCAACCCCGCTCGGTGCCCACCTCTTGGTGCatgtgtccccttgtccccctgGGCATGTCCTGCCTGGTGCCCCAAGGGTGAGGCGGGCTGGTGACATGGTGGGGGGCTGCACCCTGACCGTGCCCCCCCTCGTCCcgcagagctggagcagcactTCGGGGCCAACGAGCGAGCGATGGCGGCGAAGGCGACGCGACTGCAGGCGTTGGAGCAGCGGGTctgggggctgctggaggagatcCGGGAGAGGGCCAACGCTTACGCCACCTGCTAGGGACcagtggcggggccgggggggctggggtCCGGTCCTGCCCCGcagtccccccccgccccacggtCCCCGCAGCCCGGGGGGTCCCATCCCCTGGGCTTGTAACGCGGCCGCGTCTGTAAATAAAGTCCTGAAGAGCGGCTGCTTGTGTCCGGTGCCTGCCTGTCTCCTGCCTGCCCGCCGGCCGCGCCCGCGCTCCCCGCTCCGGCCGGGATCCGCCCCGCGCTTTCCGCGTAGCCCCGAGCGCTGCGCCCGCCGCCCAGCTCGGAggtgggggggagcgggagggacCGGGACGGGGACGGCAACGGCAACGGGAACCGTCAGGGCAGgacgggaccgggaccgggacggGACCGTCGGGCACCTGCCGAGCGCCCCCTTTGCGCGCCCCTTGCGCCCCGGTTGCGTCCCCTTTGCGCGCCCCTTGCGCCCCGGTTACGCCCCCGCGATGCGGGTCGCCGGCGCCCttctgctgctgccgctgctggcCGGTGagtctgcgcccccccccccgccccccgccaccaGCGGGGCCCGGTGGGGGCCAGggtccggcccggccccgccgtccTGTTTCCGGGTGGCCGCGGAAGGggcccccacgccccccccccccggcgccatCATCCGCCCCCTgccccgcagggctggggggggccctggcc is a window of Strix uralensis isolate ZFMK-TIS-50842 chromosome 10, bStrUra1, whole genome shotgun sequence DNA encoding:
- the LOC141947653 gene encoding laminin subunit beta-2-like encodes the protein MELLVLTLLLAGVPAARGWQEPDSSHGCARGSCYPATGNLLVGRAPRLSATSTCGLDGPQEYCIVSHLQDSEKCFTCDSRDPSLPESHRIENVIYLSGPHGQRTWWQSENGMEHVSIRLDLEGEFHFTHLIMKFKTFRPAAMLVERSADFGRSWKVYRYFAYNCSKLFPGVPSQPSGLVDEVLCDQRYSEIEPSSHGEVIFKVLDPSIPVADPYSPDIQDLLRVTNLRVNLTKLHTLGDNLLDTRREVLHKYYYAVDELVLRGSCFCHGHAAHCAPAPGAPTSSVPGMIHGRCVCEHHTQGLNCERCEDFYHDLPWRPAEGSSTNACRRCDCNEHSRRCHFDMAVFLATGNASGAVCDGCQHNTMGRRCHLCKPFYYRHPRSDIRAPTACAPCDCDPAGSLDGGACDGHTDVALGMIAGQCRCKENVAGPRCDRCRHGAFGLSHDDPQGCQPCRCDPRGTVTGSSPCDPISGDCYCKRFVAGLSCSQCVPEFWGLSYDVGGCRPCACDFGGAYNNRCSMEDGACPCRPHLMGRQCDQVQPGFFCAPLDYYTYEAEQATGHSHGHPQLPGAIRAEVPQDCLEYDTGEPGGRKGRPQHQRSPHHAPQPRSPSRRSRQQPPKPDVEEVVRDGAGRMVTWTGSGFARVRDGAGLTFRVENVPYPMDYELLLRYEPESAEDWEAVVGVSSRALPTSPRCGNLLPSEQMYRESLPHGQRYVLLSRPFCFEPSTPYEVTMRLQRAGVTQRHPSAFILIDSLVLLPRVSELPGFHGAEAAARREELERYRCLEAFRMAPPPQLAQACARLVCSVSAMLHDGALPCQCDPQGSRSSECQAQGGQCECKPHVLGRRCDRCAPGSYGFGPLGCSPCSCSPEGSVSQLCDVVSGQCRCQPGAVGRQCDQCQPGHWGFPACRPCQCNGHAEDCDPRTGSCLRCRDHTAGRHCERCQDGYYGDPVLGSGQQCRPCPCPGYPGTRHYHGSACHADDETHHIVCLCAPGYTGPRCDRCSPGYFGAPEMEGGACRPCQCNNNIDASDPGACDPHTGHCLRCLYHTAGPRCAHCQPGYYGNALQRSCRRCGCDPRGTLVSHCATGACACDRGTGACACRPNVVGKTCDRCAPHFWSLGGPGGCEPCGCHPTRALHPACDAVTGQCQCRPGFGGRVCSQCQEHHWGDPERECRACECEPLGAESPQCEQATGQCQCRPGFGGLRCDRCQRGYQEAFPRCSPCHPCFGRWDPALGSLQDGLRRLGMQARALREGGSTPLLSPRRLRALEEALGHVERLLGEGGSPGGPLLDGLPRQLDGTRMELDDFWKQLQELEQHLDQLAQADVRHRDQLAGLSRELGGLNRTTSHLQILLSTVAAAGFSESYRSILVSAEASRQAEGVANGTAGELNRAQATRRAAERALRQQGDAFRRGTAATRKSLREAQKRVMGLSIAGINEKICGAPGDWSCEQAPCGGALCRDSTGTRRCGGTGCAGALPVSARALNSARNASQQLEVALGQLGVVAQKTQEVQELARGARNRAEEALGRSQAARSRAEKATAQLRDFIRRIKAFLAEEGADPGSIELVARQVLNISLPSSPDRIQELLREMRESIGQLEGVDAVLNSTAQGLAAARGLLAQGQDARERAEGVRDELVGTQRALEVARAQATAAGRALRSAKDAIRVAESRAKEAERRLQALEGKESRAQRRLRELAQRVTALKEQGQDARRMAQQAKDGAQRATATSGTLSQDLAQVTQRYVVLKGRVSGLAGVSGGALQRVTRLTAEARDLLDKASSSKKKLEELEQHFGANERAMAAKATRLQALEQRVWGLLEEIRERANAYATC